One Natrinema halophilum genomic window carries:
- a CDS encoding DUF7344 domain-containing protein: MVSAIETSENEGDELTKDTLFHLLESRRRRWTIRYLKQRGGRADIGDLAEQIAAWENETSTDRVSSQQRKRAYTALQQRHVPRLDKAGVVDFDRNRGTVEVTDRMQELDVYLEVVPKRDIPWSTYYLGLGIVSCTWVGLMAVVQSPFESAPDLGWAALIGFLFTASAAVHTYRSNKLPNDPHDTLPESEL, from the coding sequence ATGGTTTCCGCAATAGAGACGAGTGAAAACGAGGGGGACGAACTGACGAAAGATACGCTGTTTCACCTGCTCGAGAGCCGGCGACGTCGGTGGACCATCCGCTATCTCAAACAGCGCGGTGGGAGAGCGGATATCGGGGACCTTGCGGAACAGATCGCCGCGTGGGAAAACGAAACGTCCACCGATCGGGTGTCCTCGCAACAGCGCAAACGCGCGTACACGGCACTACAGCAGCGTCATGTTCCGAGGCTCGATAAGGCGGGTGTCGTCGACTTCGACCGAAACCGTGGCACGGTCGAGGTCACCGATCGGATGCAAGAACTCGATGTCTATCTCGAGGTCGTTCCGAAACGCGACATTCCGTGGAGTACGTACTATCTCGGTCTGGGCATCGTCAGTTGTACGTGGGTCGGTCTCATGGCGGTTGTGCAATCTCCGTTCGAATCGGCTCCAGACCTCGGCTGGGCGGCACTCATCGGATTCTTGTTTACTGCCTCCGCGGCGGTCCACACGTACCGGTCGAACAAACTGCCAAACGACCCACACGACACGCTCCCGGAGTCTGAGCTATGA
- a CDS encoding signal peptidase I, producing the protein MWGRVKSAVYLFVVLAIVAVALGHVIGQPVLLSYVISDSMEPTISEGDGYLVVPAALSGPPEEGDIIVFESKTLENDGGLTTHRVAERTDEGYVTKGDANPFTDQSNDEPPVKEAQIVGKAVQIGDDPIVIPHLGSALGLIRGGVQNTQRTLATTFGIRSLQGSNGLAYLLFGVGCLLFVGSTVTERRNGPKARRSRNRRTGLFPRGIPTWIVAATLAGVLITSLTMTMVLAGGTHEFGVVSAESPSQSPTVIESGGSDTIEYTVPNDGVLPIVAYVDPASKGVETPDKQLRVGPGDRETVVVELSVPESTGYYNRYVTEYRYIRILPQSVIHALYRLHPWLPILVIDVLVFSLVFAGTLAIIGRGRIRPRSRRSLFQRIKRSFG; encoded by the coding sequence ATGTGGGGACGCGTCAAATCAGCAGTGTACCTGTTCGTCGTCCTCGCTATCGTTGCCGTTGCGCTCGGACACGTCATCGGACAGCCCGTTCTCCTTTCGTATGTCATCAGCGACAGCATGGAACCGACGATTTCGGAGGGTGACGGCTATCTCGTCGTTCCGGCTGCTCTCTCCGGACCACCTGAAGAGGGAGATATCATCGTCTTCGAGTCGAAGACGCTCGAGAACGACGGCGGACTCACGACCCATCGGGTGGCCGAACGGACGGATGAAGGATACGTTACGAAGGGTGATGCGAACCCCTTTACCGATCAATCCAACGATGAGCCGCCAGTAAAAGAGGCCCAGATCGTGGGCAAAGCGGTTCAGATCGGCGATGATCCGATCGTTATTCCACATCTCGGTAGCGCGCTCGGTCTGATTCGTGGCGGCGTCCAAAACACACAGCGAACACTTGCGACGACGTTCGGAATCCGATCACTACAGGGATCGAACGGACTCGCATATCTCCTGTTCGGAGTTGGCTGTCTGCTTTTCGTCGGAAGCACTGTTACGGAACGCCGAAACGGTCCGAAGGCCCGACGATCCAGAAACCGTCGAACTGGCCTGTTCCCTCGCGGGATCCCGACGTGGATAGTCGCTGCCACGCTCGCCGGAGTACTTATCACATCGTTGACGATGACGATGGTTCTTGCCGGTGGTACCCACGAATTTGGCGTCGTCAGCGCCGAGTCTCCCTCGCAAAGTCCGACCGTCATCGAGTCGGGTGGGTCGGATACGATCGAGTACACCGTTCCCAACGATGGTGTTCTCCCGATCGTTGCCTACGTCGACCCGGCGAGCAAGGGTGTCGAGACTCCGGACAAGCAACTCCGCGTCGGCCCCGGCGACCGCGAGACGGTCGTCGTAGAACTTTCCGTCCCTGAATCGACCGGGTATTACAATCGTTATGTTACCGAGTATCGATATATCCGAATCCTCCCCCAGTCGGTAATCCACGCCCTCTATCGACTGCATCCGTGGCTCCCGATACTCGTGATCGATGTGTTAGTGTTCAGTCTCGTTTTTGCCGGTACACTGGCAATTATCGGCCGCGGACGGATTCGTCCTCGCTCTCGTCGATCGCTTTTCCAGCGCATTAAGAGGTCATTCGGGTGA
- a CDS encoding DUF5305 domain-containing protein yields the protein MVDPHQKTRLKVTVDEYFTVLVLTFVLVAAVGGWVSYTTVAAPGTTEERYVKGSWQATGEFNHSATVQRDTPLLREGNVHVNETVYLTEGTPALAGTFAFQFGGAPGNATVTTESTLVNYAYHEGLKTRLWETEASIGSKKEQVQAGEPVSSNFTVDVGAIRDGINRIESVHESTVKQGDVRTAVDIDVTVEGTVANQPVEQTYTYTLPINSTDGYYVVLPPKKDDEQYNVMGQRTVTDTPSTFAVLGSLTLFFAPLAALGCLYYGRENDWFTVSSEARAVAQREKVRSEFDDWISTGTVNDDDRMIVEIDSLEDLVDVAIDADRRVVVDSETHTYVVLDDDVRYQFVPDWADSLGDDPANTAKETDDGDTTDCKDETGDIDATSDGGTHDDTSGDGGTHDDTSGDGGTHDDTSGDGGTHDDTSGDGGTHDDTSGDGGTHDDTSSNGVDGATNDQEAPDTTADDTDA from the coding sequence ATGGTTGATCCACACCAGAAAACACGATTGAAAGTAACGGTAGATGAATATTTCACGGTACTCGTACTCACGTTCGTGCTAGTCGCAGCCGTCGGCGGTTGGGTGTCCTACACGACAGTGGCTGCTCCGGGCACGACAGAAGAGCGGTACGTCAAGGGATCGTGGCAGGCTACCGGTGAGTTCAATCACAGCGCAACGGTCCAGAGGGATACACCGCTATTGAGGGAGGGTAACGTACACGTCAACGAGACGGTCTACCTTACGGAGGGGACACCAGCCCTCGCCGGAACATTTGCGTTCCAATTCGGTGGTGCACCCGGCAACGCGACGGTCACGACCGAGTCGACACTCGTTAACTACGCCTACCACGAGGGATTGAAGACTCGTCTGTGGGAAACGGAAGCGTCGATCGGTTCGAAGAAAGAACAGGTGCAGGCGGGCGAACCGGTTTCCTCTAACTTCACCGTCGACGTCGGCGCGATTCGTGACGGCATCAACAGAATCGAGTCAGTCCACGAGTCGACTGTGAAGCAAGGTGACGTCCGAACGGCTGTCGATATCGACGTGACTGTCGAGGGGACCGTCGCTAACCAACCTGTCGAACAGACGTACACCTACACGCTTCCGATCAATAGTACAGATGGCTACTATGTCGTCCTTCCACCGAAGAAAGATGACGAGCAATACAACGTCATGGGTCAACGAACGGTGACCGACACACCTAGTACGTTCGCCGTTCTCGGCTCATTGACGCTGTTCTTCGCACCGTTGGCCGCTCTGGGATGTCTCTATTACGGTCGCGAAAACGACTGGTTCACGGTCTCCTCCGAAGCCCGTGCTGTGGCCCAGCGCGAAAAGGTCCGTTCGGAATTCGACGACTGGATCAGCACAGGGACGGTGAACGACGACGACCGAATGATCGTCGAAATCGACTCGCTCGAGGATCTCGTCGACGTCGCGATCGATGCCGATCGTCGTGTCGTCGTCGATAGCGAGACGCACACGTACGTCGTTCTCGACGACGACGTCAGGTACCAGTTCGTCCCCGACTGGGCCGACTCGCTCGGAGACGATCCCGCCAATACGGCCAAAGAAACCGACGACGGCGATACTACTGACTGCAAGGACGAAACCGGGGATATCGACGCTACCAGTGATGGTGGTACCCACGATGATACCAGTGGTGATGGTGGTACCCACGATGATACCAGTGGTGATGGTGGTACCCACGATGATACCAGTGGTGATGGTGGTACCCACGATGATACCAGTGGTGATGGTGGTACCCACGATGATACCAGTGGTGATGGTGGTACCCACGATGATACCAGTAGTAATGGTGTAGATGGGGCTACCAACGACCAGGAAGCGCCGGATACTACAGCAGACGATACCGATGCCTGA
- a CDS encoding LLM class flavin-dependent oxidoreductase: protein MGDIAIGVGLGQFHDGLPEPEELFRYVERADELGIDSIWLPDHVISERPELDTTVLMSVIAARTRDIKMGPSVLTLPARNPVAVANTYANLDYLTGGRGRVIMAVGLGADPRLCDVLGISSAQRPERLREAIELMRRLWTEDSVDYDGEHYQLNGVTVTPKPAQGTLDIWIGGNSDAALKRVARYGDGWFPALMSPQEFNTKLDRLMAFCDEVGREVERDEAGVILPSYVARDPDRAREIKARVLERRGLVGSSSKFEECSAFGTPVDCVETIQKYVDAGCTKFVLMPAGPPSERIGQLELYSREVLPELSSSTS, encoded by the coding sequence ATGGGCGATATCGCTATCGGTGTTGGGCTGGGGCAATTTCACGACGGACTTCCCGAGCCCGAGGAGCTGTTTCGGTACGTCGAACGGGCCGATGAATTAGGGATCGACTCGATCTGGCTGCCCGATCACGTTATCTCTGAGCGTCCGGAACTGGACACCACTGTCCTGATGTCCGTAATCGCCGCGCGGACCAGGGACATTAAAATGGGCCCTAGTGTCCTGACGCTACCGGCTCGAAACCCGGTAGCGGTAGCGAACACCTACGCGAATCTGGACTATCTCACAGGAGGGCGCGGCCGGGTGATTATGGCAGTCGGTCTCGGAGCCGATCCCCGACTCTGTGACGTTCTTGGTATTTCGTCGGCTCAGCGCCCCGAACGTCTTCGAGAGGCAATCGAACTCATGAGGCGTCTCTGGACCGAGGACAGCGTGGACTATGACGGAGAGCACTATCAGCTAAACGGAGTGACGGTAACCCCCAAGCCCGCGCAGGGGACTCTCGATATCTGGATTGGAGGGAATAGTGACGCGGCCCTGAAGAGAGTCGCACGGTACGGGGACGGCTGGTTCCCGGCTTTGATGTCGCCCCAAGAGTTCAATACGAAACTGGACCGGTTGATGGCGTTCTGTGACGAGGTCGGACGTGAGGTCGAGCGTGACGAAGCCGGCGTGATTCTGCCATCTTACGTCGCTCGGGATCCGGACCGAGCCCGCGAAATCAAAGCGCGCGTTCTCGAGCGCCGAGGCCTCGTCGGTTCTTCGTCCAAATTCGAGGAATGTTCGGCGTTCGGAACCCCTGTGGACTGCGTCGAAACGATACAAAAATACGTTGACGCCGGCTGTACCAAGTTCGTTCTGATGCCGGCTGGACCGCCTTCCGAACGCATCGGACAACTCGAACTCTACAGCAGGGAAGTACTCCCGGAACTTTCCTCGTCAACGTCGTAA
- a CDS encoding HalOD1 output domain-containing protein, with the protein MTQGAGVSVKVVDEVADREGVDPGNLQPPLHKVIDTEALDALFQSTSSTARTDGTVEFQYKGYQVRVKSSEEVEIGQTVSFEEQSNSHLQSAKDPIGD; encoded by the coding sequence ATGACTCAGGGGGCAGGAGTTAGTGTCAAAGTAGTTGACGAAGTCGCTGATCGAGAGGGAGTTGATCCGGGAAATCTTCAGCCGCCGCTTCACAAAGTTATAGATACGGAAGCGCTAGATGCTTTGTTTCAATCTACTTCCAGTACAGCTAGAACGGATGGAACGGTTGAGTTCCAATATAAAGGGTACCAGGTTCGAGTGAAAAGCTCAGAAGAGGTTGAAATAGGACAAACGGTATCATTCGAGGAACAATCCAATTCACATCTGCAATCAGCCAAAGACCCAATTGGGGACTGA
- a CDS encoding pro-sigmaK processing inhibitor BofA family protein gives MTGFEILLLVLVLIFVLGAAQLVQTARPFIVNAVAGLVVLYLAQVIFGVAVAVTPIVIALVAIGGVPGALLVILLSLFGVAFVP, from the coding sequence ATGACAGGCTTCGAGATTTTGCTTCTCGTTCTCGTTCTCATCTTCGTGCTGGGTGCCGCACAGCTCGTCCAGACGGCACGGCCGTTCATCGTCAACGCGGTGGCCGGGCTCGTGGTGTTGTATCTCGCACAGGTGATCTTCGGCGTCGCGGTGGCGGTGACGCCGATCGTGATCGCTCTCGTCGCGATCGGTGGCGTTCCGGGCGCGCTGCTCGTGATCCTGTTGTCCCTGTTCGGTGTTGCCTTCGTGCCGTAA
- a CDS encoding DUF7504 family protein → MDPLTPAAIDPPANVLLVHPKRTEPDACEELCHDTATTARLSVTFGDKEPNCPDEATVDGKFGQITVGNVLTGDSDDSMPDYTQTVVTDSVTDPTDLSEIGVAISRFCKHWSESSNDITVCFDSLDALLRHTSPKEVFQFTHVVTNRLSGVDAYAHFHFDPTRHDDRVVSTFGTIFDAVVADDHTDETLPEATDEEVASTLAEWEEEPAIDLEPDASTEATDEEVAQILGK, encoded by the coding sequence ATGGATCCGCTTACGCCAGCCGCGATCGATCCACCGGCGAACGTCCTGCTCGTGCATCCAAAGCGGACCGAACCGGACGCCTGCGAGGAACTGTGCCACGACACCGCCACCACAGCACGCCTCTCCGTCACCTTCGGAGACAAAGAGCCCAACTGTCCGGACGAGGCCACGGTCGACGGCAAGTTCGGACAGATTACGGTTGGGAACGTACTGACCGGCGACAGTGACGACTCGATGCCAGATTATACCCAAACGGTCGTCACCGACTCGGTGACCGATCCGACGGACCTCTCAGAAATCGGCGTCGCAATCAGTCGATTCTGCAAACACTGGTCCGAATCGAGCAACGACATTACGGTCTGTTTCGACTCGCTCGACGCGCTTCTTCGTCACACCTCGCCGAAAGAGGTTTTCCAGTTTACGCACGTCGTTACGAATCGGCTCTCCGGCGTCGATGCATACGCTCACTTCCACTTCGATCCCACGCGCCACGATGATCGTGTCGTGTCGACGTTCGGAACGATCTTCGACGCTGTCGTCGCCGACGATCATACCGACGAAACGCTCCCCGAAGCGACCGACGAAGAGGTCGCCTCCACCCTCGCCGAGTGGGAAGAAGAGCCGGCGATCGACCTCGAGCCGGACGCGAGTACCGAAGCGACCGACGAAGAAGTCGCACAGATTCTCGGAAAATAA
- a CDS encoding DEAD/DEAH box helicase, giving the protein MSKQVPQVETIFCHETGDDYLVVVERDGQRLFRAKLGLSETSAGPRPAKFRLKEGSSEEPRQPDEFVELARRAERIRISEQTSPDARRELTEMLAGYQLEDKAKAVRTCRYCASAGRYSPITTDTAVKDDSDWICRDCARQELERQLSFTGGGEVTGAAKDRLEDLMLEVQDLERIVNLLKGQLDPDLTKFDTISATVDEIDPVRTDSLNLHPGLQDLLEDRFDSLLPVQSLSVENGLFDGEDQLVVSATATGKTLVGEMTGINRVLNGKGTMLFLVPLVALANQKYEDFKDEYGHLVDVSIRVGASRIADNGNQFNPNADVIVGTYEGIDHALRTGKDMGDIGTVVIDEVHTLKEDERGHRLDGLISRLKYTCEQRAKRRDDYQGAQWVYLSATVGNPEQLGDALESTLIEFEERPVPIERHVTFADGQEKVRVENKLVRREFDTESSKGYRGQTIIFTNSRRRCHEISRKLDYSAAPYHAGLDYKRRKEVERKFGEQELSAVVTTAALAAGVDFPASQVIFDSLAMGIEWLSVQEFHQMLGRAGRPDYHDKGKVYVLVEPDCAYHNSMEMTEDEVAFTLLKGEMESVMTHYDESAAIEETLANITVGGKTAKALNDRMLGDVPTKHAIGKLLQYDFIDGFEPTPLGRVVTEHFLAPGEAFTLVDGIRKDAHPYALVADLELRDEDL; this is encoded by the coding sequence GTGTCGAAGCAGGTCCCGCAGGTCGAAACGATCTTTTGTCACGAGACCGGTGACGACTATCTCGTCGTCGTCGAGCGCGACGGACAGCGGCTCTTTCGGGCCAAGCTCGGCCTTTCGGAAACGTCGGCCGGCCCCCGACCCGCGAAGTTCCGACTCAAGGAGGGCTCGAGCGAGGAACCCCGCCAGCCCGACGAGTTCGTCGAACTCGCCCGCCGAGCCGAGCGAATCCGCATCTCCGAGCAGACGTCGCCCGATGCTCGACGGGAGCTCACGGAGATGCTGGCGGGGTATCAACTCGAGGACAAGGCAAAGGCCGTCCGAACCTGTCGGTACTGCGCTTCCGCGGGCCGATACTCACCGATAACCACCGATACGGCCGTCAAGGACGATTCCGACTGGATCTGCCGGGACTGCGCCCGGCAGGAACTCGAGCGCCAACTCTCTTTCACCGGCGGCGGCGAGGTGACCGGCGCAGCGAAAGACCGGCTCGAGGATCTCATGCTCGAGGTTCAGGATCTCGAGCGCATCGTCAACCTACTGAAAGGCCAGCTCGATCCCGACCTGACGAAGTTCGATACGATTTCGGCAACCGTCGACGAGATCGATCCCGTCCGGACCGACTCGCTGAACCTGCATCCCGGACTGCAGGACCTGCTCGAGGACCGATTCGATTCCTTGCTGCCGGTCCAGAGCCTCTCGGTCGAGAACGGGTTGTTCGACGGTGAGGACCAGCTGGTCGTCTCGGCGACGGCGACTGGAAAGACCCTGGTTGGCGAGATGACCGGTATCAATCGCGTGCTGAACGGAAAGGGAACGATGCTCTTTCTCGTCCCGCTGGTGGCGCTTGCAAACCAGAAATACGAGGATTTCAAAGACGAGTACGGCCACCTCGTCGACGTCTCCATCCGCGTCGGTGCGAGCCGGATCGCCGACAACGGGAACCAGTTTAATCCGAACGCTGACGTGATCGTCGGCACCTACGAGGGGATCGACCACGCGCTGCGGACGGGCAAAGACATGGGCGACATCGGCACCGTCGTCATCGACGAGGTTCACACGCTCAAAGAAGACGAACGCGGCCATCGGCTGGACGGACTCATCTCGCGGCTCAAGTACACCTGCGAGCAGCGGGCGAAGCGACGCGACGACTACCAGGGGGCGCAGTGGGTCTACCTCTCGGCGACCGTGGGCAACCCCGAACAACTCGGCGACGCGCTCGAGTCGACCCTCATCGAGTTCGAGGAACGGCCGGTTCCCATCGAACGCCACGTCACCTTCGCGGACGGTCAGGAGAAAGTTCGGGTCGAGAACAAACTCGTCAGACGCGAGTTCGACACCGAATCCTCGAAGGGGTATCGCGGACAGACGATCATCTTCACCAACTCCCGGCGGCGGTGTCACGAGATCAGCCGTAAACTCGACTACTCCGCAGCACCGTACCACGCCGGTCTCGACTACAAACGCCGGAAAGAAGTCGAACGCAAGTTCGGCGAGCAAGAACTGTCCGCGGTCGTGACAACCGCCGCGCTGGCCGCCGGGGTCGACTTTCCCGCCTCGCAGGTGATCTTCGACTCGCTGGCGATGGGAATCGAGTGGCTTTCGGTACAGGAATTCCACCAGATGCTCGGGCGAGCAGGTCGTCCAGATTACCACGACAAGGGAAAAGTGTACGTTCTCGTCGAACCCGACTGTGCCTACCACAACTCGATGGAGATGACCGAAGACGAAGTCGCGTTCACGCTGCTCAAAGGCGAGATGGAGTCGGTGATGACTCACTACGACGAGAGCGCCGCTATCGAGGAGACGCTCGCAAACATTACTGTCGGTGGAAAGACTGCGAAAGCTCTCAACGATCGGATGCTCGGCGACGTCCCCACGAAACATGCCATCGGCAAACTGTTACAGTACGATTTCATCGACGGCTTCGAACCGACGCCGCTCGGGCGTGTCGTCACCGAACACTTTCTCGCACCCGGGGAAGCGTTCACACTCGTGGACGGCATCCGAAAAGACGCCCACCCGTACGCACTCGTCGCCGATCTCGAGCTCCGCGACGAAGACCTGTAA
- a CDS encoding NAD(P)/FAD-dependent oxidoreductase, translating into MSGSPTSQESSAFDRDVVIVGGGPAGCTAGVFTARYDLDTVIFDRGRSSIQRCASLENFPGFPAGIDIETFYGLLHDHATAAGCEIVSDLVESLEREDGGFAVETQDGRRVTARRVVAATRYGGEYLRGLDDEAMFEAHEYDGGQQSRFDRRYADHDGTTPIEGLFVASPSREADRQAIVAAGRGARVALSLVEAARRDRGYPEPLTDRYDWVRRESELGDEWSDRDRWREHFDDRVPDDYDRSEDRLAELREQEIDRRLASYIPPDERERRAERGQRRLIEHIDDEIVLEAAREIEAGRRSSVEIPIDYEW; encoded by the coding sequence ATGAGCGGTTCACCTACTTCACAGGAGAGCTCGGCGTTTGATCGCGACGTCGTCATCGTCGGGGGCGGTCCCGCCGGATGCACTGCGGGCGTTTTCACCGCCCGGTACGACCTGGATACGGTGATATTCGACCGGGGGCGCTCCTCGATCCAGCGGTGTGCGTCTCTGGAGAACTTCCCCGGATTCCCCGCCGGAATCGACATCGAGACGTTCTACGGATTGCTCCACGATCACGCGACAGCGGCGGGCTGTGAGATCGTTTCCGATCTCGTCGAATCGCTCGAGCGCGAAGACGGTGGATTCGCCGTCGAGACGCAAGACGGGCGCCGCGTCACCGCTCGCCGAGTCGTTGCAGCCACGCGGTACGGCGGCGAGTACCTGCGCGGGCTCGACGACGAGGCGATGTTCGAGGCGCACGAGTACGACGGGGGCCAGCAGTCTCGATTCGACCGACGCTACGCCGACCACGACGGGACGACGCCGATCGAGGGTCTGTTCGTCGCCTCCCCCTCTCGAGAGGCCGACCGCCAAGCGATCGTCGCCGCTGGCCGCGGTGCACGGGTCGCTCTCTCGCTCGTGGAGGCGGCTCGACGGGACCGAGGCTATCCCGAACCATTGACGGATCGCTACGACTGGGTGCGCCGGGAGTCGGAACTCGGCGACGAGTGGAGCGACCGCGACCGCTGGCGCGAGCACTTCGACGATCGGGTTCCCGACGATTACGACCGTTCCGAGGATCGACTCGCCGAACTCCGCGAGCAGGAGATCGATCGCCGACTCGCGAGCTACATTCCCCCGGATGAGAGAGAACGCAGGGCCGAACGCGGCCAGCGGCGGCTCATCGAACACATCGACGACGAGATCGTGCTCGAGGCGGCGCGGGAAATCGAGGCCGGTCGGCGGTCTTCGGTGGAGATCCCGATTGACTATGAGTGGTAA
- a CDS encoding DUF7551 domain-containing protein → MTERSTARPYPHIGDDWSDDRSDELHSAVDEDGSTAGRQSLTEYCHTVAGAIFGTIAESSHDDVEGAIMDTSLECAETIDCPDEICLRLLESMATELDRRLSPEEQARVLVAAASRLSPLRAAENPLEATLAHLCSVAITKDYTLAPRSTALETDTRSWDVTLSGYAVARSGDRLATLSLVLELLRRHPDPALTISRAMRLDRGLRRRRGGSGSR, encoded by the coding sequence GTGACCGAGCGATCGACGGCTCGGCCGTATCCCCACATCGGCGACGACTGGTCCGACGATCGTTCCGATGAACTGCACTCGGCGGTCGACGAAGATGGGTCAACGGCCGGTCGGCAGTCGCTTACCGAGTACTGTCACACCGTCGCAGGAGCGATTTTCGGGACGATCGCCGAGTCATCCCACGACGACGTGGAGGGGGCGATCATGGATACGTCCCTCGAATGCGCCGAGACCATCGACTGCCCGGACGAGATCTGTCTCCGTCTCCTCGAGAGTATGGCGACGGAACTCGACCGGCGACTGTCTCCCGAGGAACAGGCTCGCGTTCTCGTCGCGGCGGCGTCCAGACTGTCGCCGCTACGGGCGGCCGAGAACCCGCTCGAGGCGACGTTGGCGCACCTGTGCTCGGTCGCCATCACCAAAGACTACACGCTCGCTCCCCGTTCGACCGCCCTCGAAACGGACACGCGATCGTGGGACGTGACCCTATCGGGGTACGCCGTGGCCCGGTCCGGTGACCGATTGGCCACGCTGTCGCTCGTGCTCGAACTGCTGCGACGGCACCCGGACCCCGCCCTGACGATTTCACGGGCGATGCGACTCGACCGGGGGCTGCGACGTCGACGTGGCGGTTCAGGCTCACGATAG
- a CDS encoding DUF7552 domain-containing protein encodes MDRTETEAGDEGGVKETLEQARRLIEELSVPNGEFAVVCKDTGVVPEPVTDASFNSYEAADCACEAARQYREALGTLDRSLTRYDLVASERFTGSLESSTVRESIDRRRANGLPQTRQTVTVAGDRNDEWLRIENCPVVHLAGPDSLLDDEFVSRQLDSNVSSRNTPQE; translated from the coding sequence ATGGACAGGACCGAAACGGAAGCCGGCGACGAAGGCGGCGTCAAAGAAACGCTCGAGCAGGCACGCCGGCTGATCGAGGAGCTCTCGGTTCCCAACGGCGAGTTCGCAGTCGTCTGCAAGGACACCGGCGTCGTTCCGGAGCCGGTCACGGACGCGAGCTTCAACTCGTACGAGGCGGCAGATTGCGCGTGCGAGGCCGCGCGTCAGTACCGGGAGGCACTCGGAACGCTCGACCGTTCGCTCACGCGGTACGACCTCGTCGCTTCCGAGCGGTTTACGGGTTCGCTCGAGAGTTCGACCGTGCGCGAGTCGATCGATCGACGTCGAGCGAACGGCCTCCCGCAAACGCGCCAGACCGTGACCGTGGCGGGCGATCGGAACGACGAATGGCTTCGAATCGAGAACTGCCCAGTCGTGCACCTGGCAGGGCCCGATTCGCTGCTGGACGATGAGTTCGTCTCGCGGCAACTCGATTCGAACGTGTCTTCTCGGAATACCCCACAGGAGTGA
- a CDS encoding ABC transporter substrate-binding protein, whose translation MSDRRLRTRRNVLRTSGVIAGMGAMAGCISDTDNDGSANTDPYTVSMPPVGEVEFDGIPEAWAANNGSWADMGIALGQGPPKGVYLANRYHTQYYDEIPDVSVNKSDMKSLWGDELTAEEFMNLSEDVDVFVNDPNFIIGRTDNWKQEDIDRIESTGTPFFGNSIFSTGYEWHDYKYLTLLEAFEKLSQVFKEKERYEAFESLHEEFQSNVADIVPPEGERPSVAIMWASADEMGSFSPYLIGEGTSFKQWRDLEVVDAFAETDVRDFHSTRGSVGYETLLEIDPDIILFRGQEAKTVSEFQDAIVSQMESDSVASKLTAVKNGDVYRGGPLYQGPITNLVVTDRAAKQVYGVEKKLYDRQRVGDIVNGDF comes from the coding sequence ATGAGCGACCGACGGCTACGGACGAGACGCAACGTGCTCCGGACCAGTGGAGTAATCGCCGGCATGGGCGCGATGGCCGGCTGCATCAGCGATACTGACAACGACGGCTCCGCGAACACTGACCCGTACACGGTCTCGATGCCGCCGGTCGGCGAGGTCGAATTCGACGGCATACCGGAAGCATGGGCCGCCAACAACGGCAGTTGGGCCGACATGGGGATCGCGCTGGGCCAGGGGCCGCCGAAAGGAGTCTATCTCGCCAACCGCTATCATACGCAGTACTACGACGAGATACCGGACGTAAGCGTCAACAAAAGCGATATGAAGTCGCTGTGGGGAGACGAATTAACCGCAGAGGAGTTCATGAACCTGAGCGAGGACGTGGACGTATTTGTAAACGATCCGAATTTCATCATCGGACGGACCGACAACTGGAAACAGGAGGATATCGATCGGATCGAATCGACCGGAACGCCCTTTTTCGGCAACAGTATCTTTTCGACCGGCTACGAGTGGCACGATTACAAGTATCTGACGTTGCTGGAGGCCTTCGAGAAGCTGTCGCAGGTATTCAAAGAAAAAGAGCGATACGAAGCCTTCGAGAGCCTCCACGAGGAGTTCCAATCGAACGTCGCCGATATCGTGCCGCCGGAAGGAGAGCGGCCGAGCGTCGCGATCATGTGGGCAAGCGCGGACGAAATGGGATCGTTCTCCCCGTACCTGATCGGCGAGGGGACGAGTTTCAAACAGTGGCGCGACCTCGAGGTCGTCGACGCGTTCGCCGAAACGGACGTGCGAGACTTCCACAGCACCCGCGGTTCGGTCGGGTACGAGACGCTCCTCGAGATCGATCCCGATATCATCCTGTTCCGCGGACAGGAAGCGAAGACCGTTTCGGAGTTTCAGGACGCCATCGTCTCACAAATGGAGTCCGACAGCGTCGCCAGCAAATTGACCGCCGTAAAGAACGGCGATGTCTACCGCGGCGGTCCGCTCTACCAGGGCCCGATCACGAACCTCGTCGTCACCGATCGAGCGGCCAAGCAGGTCTACGGCGTCGAGAAGAAACTCTACGACCGACAGCGGGTCGGCGACATCGTCAACGGCGACTTCTGA